CCAGCGCGATCTTCACGGCGTCGATGATATCATTCACCGGTTCCGACAGCGCATCGGCGATCATCGCCTCATTGATCTCTGTTTCTTTCGGCACACCATCCAGCGTTCCGCGGCCGCGCACGGTCAGCGACATGCCCGTGCCGTTTTCCGGCGGCTGGGCCGTGCCGATTTCCTTCTTGATCCGCTCGGCAGACATTTCGCCGATCAGGATCTTCTGCTCGCGGCGCAGATAGTTGACGATGGCCTGGTCCATCTTGTCGCCGCCGACGCGCACCGAACGGGAATAAACGATCCCGCCCAGCGACAGCACAGCCACCTCGGACGTACCGCCGCCGATATCGACGACCATTGAGCCTGCCGGGTCATCGATTGGCAGGCCGGCTCCGATGGCAGCGGCCATGGGTTCCTCGATCAGGTGGACTTCACGCGCCCCGGCAGCGAGGGCCGACTGGTGAATGGCGCGGCGCTCGACGCTGGTGGCGGAGCTGGGCACGCAGATGATGATGAGCGGAGACACGAACGCCCGGCGGTTGTGAACCTTCCGGATGAAGTGCTTGATCATTTCCTCGGCGACTTCGAAGTCGGCGATCACGCCATCGCGCATGGGGCGGATGGCTTCCATGTTCACAGGCGTCTTGCCGAGCATGTTCTTGGCCTGCTCGCCGACGGCATAGACGATCTTTCGGCCGCCTTGCGTCATGTAAGCGACGACGGAGGGCTCATCGAGCTTAACCCCCTGCCCCTTCACATAGACCAGCGTGTTGGCTGTGCCGAGGTCGATGGCCATGTCCGTAGACAGCATGCCGAGGAGGCTACCAATCATGTCTTACCGCGCTCTTTTCCTGAGCGGCCGGGCGACAAATCCCGGCGCGCGTGTGTAATTCCCTACACAGCCCCATAAACCCATTGCCGTTAACGCCGCTTTAATGCAAGGGATGGCGCGCAGATAAACGGAACGCTCCGTTCTGTTACGCGATTCCCGTTGCTTTTATTGAAGATTCGCGACGGCACCCCAAAACGCGGTATCCGGCATTCGAACGCCGCGTACACGAATAGTAAACAAGGGGTTAGCGGACCTTAATCTCCTGGCTCAATCAGCGGGAATGACCTGCCAGCTGTCGGGGTCAAATTTGCGCATGATCGCGGCATATTCGGTCGTCTTGCCGGACCAGTTGTTGGTCACCTTGCCGCTCTCTGTCTTGTACCAGCTGGCGCAATCGCCCGCCCAGACCGTCTTGCCGAGGTCCGCCTGAAGCTTGTCATTGTAAGCCTTCATCGCCTCCGGCTTCACATCCAGCGCCGCAACTTCCTTCGCCGCAATCCGGCCGATCGCCTGGATCACGTATTCCAGCTGGCGTTCCACCATCAGGATGATGGAATTGTGCCCGAGATTGGTGTTCGGGCCGTACAGCAGGAAGAAGTTTGGAAAGCCGGGGACAGCCACGCCCTTGTACGCTTCAGCGCCATCCTTCCAGACTTCGTTCAGGGACACCCCTTCCCGGCCATGGACCTGCATCGGGGTCAGGAATTCGGTCGACTGGAAGCCGGTCGCATAGATGATGACATCGCAGGCGTGCTCCACACCGTCGTCACCGACGACGCCCCGGGGCGTGATTTCCTTCACCCCCTGACGGATCACCTCGACATTCGGCTGGATCAGAGCCGGGTAATAGTCGTCCGAGATGAGGATGCGCTTGCAGCCCGGTTCAAAGTCCGGCGTCAGCAAGGCACGCATCTCCGGATCCTTCACCTGGTCTTCGAGATGTTTCAGGCACATCTTCTTCATCGACTTCGCCAGACCGCTCTCACCCTGGTGAAAGGCGGTGAAGCCGAAATCGGCGAAGGCCCGGATGCGCCAGCGATACCAGTTGATCCGCCACCGCTGCTTGTCGAAAGCGCGCTTGTCGGCTTCCGTGTACTTCCGCTGGCCGCGCGGACGGCACCAGGCCGGCGACCGCTGGAAATTGATCAGTTTCCCGACCTGTTTCTGTATCTCGGGCAGGAACTGGACCGCGCTTGGTCCATTGCCGATCACGCAAACCTTCTTGCCTTTCAGGTCGACGGAATGATCCCAGCGGGCAGAATGGAAGGAGGCCCCTCCGAAACTGTCCTTGCCTTTGAAATCCGGAATGGAGGGAATGTTCAGCTGGCCAAGGCCGGAGATGAGCACATCTGCGGTATGAGTCGTTCCGTCCGCCTTTGTCAGCGTCCAGGTGCGGCTGGCTTCGTCATAGCTGCAGTCGGTGATCTCTGAATTGAAGTGGCAGTGGGGACGTACGCCGAACTTGTCCGCGAAGTCTTCGAAATATTGAAGGATCTGCGGCTGCAGCGACCATTTGTAGTCCCAGTCCGGATTGAGGTCGAAGGAATAAGAGTAGAGATGGCTGGGTACATCGCAGCCACACCCCGGATAGGTATTATCGCGCCAGGTGCCGCCGACACCGTCCGACTTTTCGAACAGGTCGATCTTCGAATAACCGGCCTCTTTCAGCTTCGCGACCGCTGCCAGGCCGCTCATGCCCGCGCCGAGCACGGCAATGCTGAGAGACGTTCCATCCTTTCCCGACTGCATGCCCTTTTCCTCCACTTTATCGACTTTTTATCGATAGTGGCACGCGCTGGTTGACGGTCAACACGTCCCGCAAGGGGAAGAGACCACTCAGTTTTCAGGGACGACGCGGTAGAACCGGCCGGAGGCCTCATCCTCCGGAAGCGGCTTCACAGGCTGCAGCCAATCAGGAACTTCACCTGCGGCCAGCCGGGCAAGGAAACCATCCGGTTGCAGCTGCTGGAACGTGCTGTTCTGTCCGGCGTTGGGACAAAACAGAACATAATCGACCTGGTTTTCTGCGAGCAGCGCCGGCACTTTGTCCGGCGGCAGACCGAAGGCTTCGAGACTGGCGGAAATGCCCGCAATGTCGCGATGATAGTTCGCGTACATCACCGAATGCGGTGTCATCTCCAGCAACGCTGCACCGGTATTCGCGTCGGACAGAATCATGCCGGGCGGCACCGAGTCCAGTGCCGCACGCGTCTCGTCCGACAGACAGGACTGCTCCCCGCCGATGACGGGGGCTGACGATGGCAAGACGAGCATCACCGGCAATGCCCAGAGTGTAGGGCTGGAAAGCGCGAGCGGCAGGAGATAGCCCGTGCGCCGCCCCCCTTCTTTACGCCCGGCAATATAGGCATCCCTCGCCCACACCGCACATGGAATGATCGCCAGCAAACTGCCGAATACATAAAAACGTGTCTGGTACAGCATCAGGACGAGACCGAGCGCCAGAAGCAAGGCGAACATCAGATCCGTGCGGACATCTCTGCGCCGCAGCAGCCCGGCGATTGAAACGCCGAACCCCACAAGGCTTGGCCCCATTGCATAGGCCACGAATGGCCAGCGTCCGCCCTGCTGCGCGAACATCGGGCGTGCCTCAATGATGCTGCCAAACCAGATATCGCGCATGTCAGGTGTGAGAATGTCCAGCGGACTGCCGAGACATTGCGGCCCTTGCAACAGGAATAAGCCCGCGCACGCCGCACCA
This is a stretch of genomic DNA from Hyphomonas adhaerens MHS-3. It encodes these proteins:
- a CDS encoding flavin-containing monooxygenase, translated to MQSGKDGTSLSIAVLGAGMSGLAAVAKLKEAGYSKIDLFEKSDGVGGTWRDNTYPGCGCDVPSHLYSYSFDLNPDWDYKWSLQPQILQYFEDFADKFGVRPHCHFNSEITDCSYDEASRTWTLTKADGTTHTADVLISGLGQLNIPSIPDFKGKDSFGGASFHSARWDHSVDLKGKKVCVIGNGPSAVQFLPEIQKQVGKLINFQRSPAWCRPRGQRKYTEADKRAFDKQRWRINWYRWRIRAFADFGFTAFHQGESGLAKSMKKMCLKHLEDQVKDPEMRALLTPDFEPGCKRILISDDYYPALIQPNVEVIRQGVKEITPRGVVGDDGVEHACDVIIYATGFQSTEFLTPMQVHGREGVSLNEVWKDGAEAYKGVAVPGFPNFFLLYGPNTNLGHNSIILMVERQLEYVIQAIGRIAAKEVAALDVKPEAMKAYNDKLQADLGKTVWAGDCASWYKTESGKVTNNWSGKTTEYAAIMRKFDPDSWQVIPAD
- a CDS encoding rod shape-determining protein, which produces MIGSLLGMLSTDMAIDLGTANTLVYVKGQGVKLDEPSVVAYMTQGGRKIVYAVGEQAKNMLGKTPVNMEAIRPMRDGVIADFEVAEEMIKHFIRKVHNRRAFVSPLIIICVPSSATSVERRAIHQSALAAGAREVHLIEEPMAAAIGAGLPIDDPAGSMVVDIGGGTSEVAVLSLGGIVYSRSVRVGGDKMDQAIVNYLRREQKILIGEMSAERIKKEIGTAQPPENGTGMSLTVRGRGTLDGVPKETEINEAMIADALSEPVNDIIDAVKIALEAMPPELAADIVDRGIVLTGGGALLRNLDAVIREQAQLPVMIADDPLRCVVNGCGHVLENFSKMRNVLSPEV